One window of Psychrobacillus sp. FSL H8-0483 genomic DNA carries:
- a CDS encoding MFS transporter yields the protein MNLRGILLLIFLFQTVVNATRPVITLSADDYGASIVIIGILTSSFALLPLIFSIHAGKIMDKFGDRIPIIVGFIALIAGMIVPALFPTIWALFTSQLLLGVANICIPIGLQNQLGHQSNPRNRDYYFSMFSLCVALGAVIGPLVGGYLSEHVSFQMVYIFCIVIGFISIAFSLRIPKVQQQVLGSPSKLIDSFKLFENPLIRRALFSSALVLYSKDIFVAYFPLLGKQLNLSTSTIGWIIALQGLATMFVRFLLPKLLEMYKRDYILYMSILVAGIAFLILPLSQSTYLIALMSIIIGLGLGCGQPISMTTTYNASPPSRTGEVLGLRIATNRFFQLVAPSIFGLIGGSVGMVGVFLFSGVFLVGGSLFFRKPIEHQE from the coding sequence ATGAATTTACGGGGTATTTTATTGCTTATCTTTTTGTTTCAAACTGTCGTTAATGCGACGAGGCCAGTCATCACACTATCGGCTGATGACTATGGGGCATCCATAGTTATTATAGGTATCTTAACATCATCGTTTGCTTTATTACCATTGATCTTTTCTATTCATGCAGGAAAAATTATGGATAAGTTTGGAGATCGAATACCAATAATAGTTGGTTTTATAGCTTTGATTGCAGGAATGATTGTTCCAGCACTCTTTCCAACAATATGGGCGCTATTTACAAGCCAGTTATTATTAGGAGTTGCAAATATATGTATTCCAATTGGATTACAAAATCAGTTAGGTCATCAATCTAATCCACGAAATAGAGATTATTATTTTAGTATGTTTAGTCTATGTGTCGCTTTAGGCGCCGTTATTGGTCCTTTGGTTGGTGGCTATTTATCCGAACATGTTTCGTTTCAAATGGTTTATATTTTTTGTATAGTAATAGGGTTTATTTCCATTGCTTTTTCATTACGAATTCCAAAGGTACAGCAACAGGTTTTAGGTTCTCCTTCCAAACTAATAGATTCATTTAAGTTATTTGAAAATCCTTTAATAAGGAGAGCATTATTTTCAAGTGCACTTGTTTTATATTCTAAGGATATTTTTGTGGCCTATTTTCCTTTGTTAGGTAAACAATTGAACTTGTCTACTTCAACAATTGGTTGGATTATTGCTTTACAGGGACTTGCCACAATGTTTGTGAGGTTTTTATTGCCGAAGCTATTGGAAATGTATAAGAGAGATTATATCTTATATATGTCCATCCTGGTGGCAGGTATCGCCTTTTTAATATTACCACTAAGTCAATCGACTTATTTGATTGCTTTAATGTCCATTATCATCGGACTTGGCTTAGGTTGTGGTCAACCTATTTCCATGACGACTACATATAATGCTTCTCCTCCTTCGAGGACCGGAGAAGTATTAGGGCTCCGTATAGCTACGAATCGTTTTTTTCAGTTAGTAGCACCATCTATTTTTGGACTTATTGGAGGTTCTGTGGGGATGGTTGGTGTGTTTCTATTTAGTGGCGTCTTTTTAGTAGGAGGATCCTTGTTTTTTAGAAAACCTATAGAACATCAAGAATAG
- a CDS encoding DNA-binding response regulator yields MNILLVDDEALELEQLEYIMKPQFPNWTFYKAQDASIALQIAGKVNISLAFLDIQMPGKSGLELAKELKKNYEMDIIMVTAYQSFEYAQSSLRIGVNDYLTKPIVEEELLGLLEKYRKWSSQNDSIQEVIRIIREEFNEKLSLSIVANRIHMNSTYLSRKFYEEVGIGFADYLNAYRLEMAKKLLLDRKDMSMAVVSEKAGFNSQHYFSAMFKKQFGITPSEYRANPKKAKGLGI; encoded by the coding sequence ATGAATATCTTACTTGTGGACGATGAAGCTCTGGAATTAGAACAACTGGAGTATATTATGAAACCCCAGTTTCCTAATTGGACGTTCTACAAAGCCCAAGATGCATCTATTGCTCTTCAAATAGCTGGAAAGGTTAATATATCTTTAGCATTTTTAGATATTCAAATGCCTGGAAAGAGCGGCTTGGAGCTAGCTAAAGAATTAAAGAAGAACTATGAAATGGATATTATTATGGTTACAGCCTATCAATCATTTGAGTATGCACAATCTTCCTTACGAATAGGAGTAAACGATTATTTAACTAAACCCATAGTAGAAGAAGAACTGTTAGGTTTGCTTGAAAAGTATCGAAAATGGAGCTCTCAGAATGATTCCATTCAAGAAGTAATACGAATAATTCGAGAAGAATTTAATGAAAAGTTAAGCTTAAGCATTGTAGCCAATCGCATACATATGAATTCTACTTATTTAAGTCGTAAATTTTATGAAGAAGTGGGAATTGGTTTTGCTGATTATTTAAATGCCTATCGATTGGAAATGGCTAAAAAGCTATTATTAGATCGTAAGGATATGAGTATGGCTGTTGTTTCAGAAAAAGCAGGCTTTAATAGCCAACACTATTTTAGTGCTATGTTTAAAAAACAATTTGGGATAACTCCATCCGAGTATCGAGCAAATCCTAAAAAAGCTAAAGGATTAGGGATATGA
- a CDS encoding alpha/beta hydrolase codes for MRDTKTKKQKAMRIIKNITISLISIILLLAIIGLIYERSAQKQALNEYPAPGKLVQVDENTLHIHSKGNKKPTVVIESGLGSWSLSWDEVQKEVSKYATVVTYDRAGLGWSTEGHTSRTGDQVITELNALLKKTGYEGPYIFIGHSMGGLYTQLYASKYPDEVAGMILVDTRPPNFENEFPEMKENYANQAEQMKLYKFLSNFGIVRLLSGGAIHPGYSEESKLINQAIGFQGASFDAIRNEMLAMDEVDQEVLAIESLPDVPVIVISHGIPEDMSEMGLSNDQVEQSWQMYQQKLADSFKVSQLLIAEDSRHNIMLEQPEIIIESTKEMMEQLNLQ; via the coding sequence ATGAGAGACACTAAAACGAAAAAGCAAAAAGCCATGCGTATTATTAAAAACATTACGATTAGTCTTATAAGTATTATTTTACTGTTAGCAATTATTGGTTTGATTTATGAAAGAAGTGCCCAAAAACAAGCACTTAATGAATATCCTGCTCCAGGTAAACTTGTTCAAGTAGATGAGAACACTTTGCACATCCATTCTAAGGGAAACAAAAAGCCGACAGTTGTTATAGAATCAGGACTTGGTAGCTGGTCATTGTCCTGGGATGAAGTACAAAAAGAAGTTTCTAAATATGCAACGGTCGTAACCTATGATCGTGCTGGTCTAGGATGGAGTACAGAAGGCCATACTTCTCGAACTGGAGACCAAGTGATAACTGAGCTGAATGCTCTCTTAAAAAAGACAGGGTATGAGGGACCGTACATATTCATTGGTCATTCAATGGGTGGTTTGTATACCCAACTTTATGCAAGTAAGTATCCAGATGAAGTAGCTGGAATGATTCTAGTTGATACAAGACCTCCAAACTTTGAAAATGAGTTCCCAGAAATGAAGGAAAATTACGCGAACCAAGCTGAACAAATGAAACTCTATAAGTTTCTTTCCAATTTCGGCATAGTTCGACTTCTTTCTGGGGGTGCTATTCACCCTGGGTATTCGGAAGAGAGTAAACTTATCAATCAGGCTATTGGTTTCCAAGGTGCTTCTTTTGATGCAATTCGTAATGAAATGCTCGCGATGGATGAGGTTGATCAAGAAGTCTTAGCAATTGAAAGCCTGCCTGATGTACCTGTTATAGTTATTAGCCATGGTATTCCCGAGGATATGAGCGAAATGGGATTATCAAATGATCAAGTGGAGCAATCATGGCAAATGTACCAGCAAAAATTGGCGGATTCTTTTAAGGTCAGTCAACTACTGATTGCAGAAGATAGCAGACATAATATTATGTTGGAACAACCAGAAATAATTATCGAGTCCACCAAAGAAATGATGGAACAATTGAATTTACAATAA
- a CDS encoding dipeptide ABC transporter ATP-binding protein, whose amino-acid sequence MSNVLQEKSPLLQVSELKQHFELKKEVMFQPKQVVKAVDGIDFDLYPGETLSIVGESGCGKSTTGRSILRLDEPTSGDVLFKGQSLLQMNKKELRSIRGNIQVIFQDPYASLNPRRTIRQMLEEAMAIQKVLPPNKREARMLELMNHVGLRPEYLERYPHEFSGGQRQRIGIARALAVNPEIIICDEAVSALDVSIQAQILNLLKKLQKEFDLTFLFISHDLGVVRHISDRVMVMYLGKVVEIADKSSLFNKPMHPYTKALLSAIPVIDETKRGERIILKGDVPSPLNPPTGCRFHTRCPFATERCSQEEPLLRELSATHSVACHFAEELFTS is encoded by the coding sequence ATGAGTAATGTCCTCCAAGAGAAAAGTCCATTATTACAAGTCTCAGAACTAAAGCAGCACTTTGAATTGAAAAAAGAAGTGATGTTCCAACCGAAACAGGTTGTAAAAGCGGTCGATGGAATTGATTTTGACCTGTATCCTGGGGAAACATTAAGTATCGTAGGCGAATCAGGCTGTGGTAAATCGACAACAGGAAGATCTATCTTACGATTAGATGAACCAACCAGTGGGGACGTATTATTTAAAGGTCAATCTCTCCTGCAAATGAACAAAAAAGAGCTACGGAGCATAAGAGGAAATATTCAAGTGATTTTCCAAGATCCATATGCTTCTTTAAATCCAAGACGAACGATACGCCAAATGTTAGAAGAAGCAATGGCCATTCAAAAAGTTCTCCCTCCAAATAAGCGAGAGGCTCGAATGTTAGAGCTTATGAACCATGTTGGTTTGCGACCAGAATACTTAGAAAGATATCCACATGAGTTTTCAGGTGGGCAAAGACAACGAATTGGGATAGCACGAGCGCTAGCGGTAAATCCAGAAATCATTATTTGTGATGAAGCAGTTTCTGCACTTGATGTATCGATTCAAGCTCAAATATTAAACTTACTAAAGAAGCTTCAAAAGGAATTCGATCTAACGTTTTTATTTATTTCGCATGATTTAGGTGTAGTTCGACATATTTCGGATCGTGTGATGGTCATGTATTTAGGGAAAGTGGTAGAAATAGCTGATAAATCTTCCTTATTTAATAAGCCAATGCATCCATACACGAAAGCTCTTCTTTCCGCTATTCCTGTAATAGATGAAACGAAGAGGGGCGAAAGAATTATTTTGAAGGGCGATGTTCCATCTCCTTTGAACCCACCTACAGGATGTAGATTTCATACCCGTTGTCCTTTTGCAACAGAACGTTGCTCACAAGAGGAGCCTTTGCTAAGAGAATTAAGTGCAACTCATTCAGTCGCTTGTCATTTTGCGGAGGAATTATTTACATCATAA
- a CDS encoding histidine kinase yields the protein MMPLESFSLYVLICVLAPLVGAFTLSFVMVFERHIDNLQKEASKLTLEKELQHANYDQLNQQIQPHFFFNTLNTMLSLARLDRKEELIKGLEVMAKFFKFKYITHSSLIKVKDEIAYVNNYLEIQRLRFGERLEVIQKIEALCEDALLPPFMIQTIVENAFKHGFEKNVGPARLKINVYHSNDFMYIEVWNTYHIEQLIEKKDYSPEEEGYGIRNIQKRLDLLFPEQVHYLHMTYIENETLVKVKFPLTK from the coding sequence ATGATGCCCTTGGAATCTTTTTCATTATACGTCTTGATCTGTGTATTAGCTCCTCTTGTAGGAGCTTTTACACTTTCATTTGTAATGGTTTTTGAGCGACATATAGATAATCTTCAAAAAGAAGCGTCAAAACTCACATTAGAAAAAGAGTTGCAACATGCAAATTACGATCAGTTAAATCAGCAAATACAACCACATTTTTTCTTCAATACGCTTAATACGATGTTAAGTTTAGCACGTCTTGACCGAAAAGAAGAATTGATAAAAGGGTTGGAAGTAATGGCCAAGTTTTTTAAGTTTAAATATATTACGCATTCTTCCCTTATAAAAGTGAAAGATGAAATCGCCTATGTGAATAATTATTTAGAAATTCAAAGATTGCGTTTTGGAGAAAGGCTGGAAGTAATTCAAAAAATAGAAGCCTTATGTGAAGATGCACTATTGCCTCCGTTTATGATACAAACTATTGTTGAAAACGCTTTTAAACATGGCTTTGAGAAAAACGTGGGTCCTGCAAGATTGAAAATAAACGTCTATCACTCAAATGATTTTATGTACATAGAAGTATGGAATACATATCATATTGAACAGCTTATTGAAAAGAAAGATTATAGCCCGGAAGAAGAAGGTTACGGAATTCGAAATATCCAAAAGAGATTAGATTTGTTATTTCCAGAGCAAGTTCACTATCTCCATATGACATACATTGAAAACGAAACGCTAGTTAAAGTAAAATTTCCATTAACTAAATAA
- a CDS encoding SEC-C domain-containing protein, whose protein sequence is MVGRNDPCPCGSGKKYKKCCESKEAISIKDVQSEELERILQTFYDEYPERKDMQEFAELVKHWSDNLKEYLEHEMIEAIALDEFFFHYKPEIWASYLEKQQKKVLRPSTLKALEQWNSPRVFVGEVVEVEEQYLTAKNILTNEIIQLRRESEKPVPVGMHLFCFILEDGTFKENHYLAVSSLIFFPTDHKNVFDNFVKQFETQNELAAQEFLKENGTTFWSLLGENGYEGGEYTHFEAGVLQVAMEFLEKNNRAYKELIEIVEDYLFEQQPKARKEVAIAAGAIRFGQENGLFEPLEITVKEIAESFSVSTSSLNKYYNDLNVYYEGTKSSK, encoded by the coding sequence ATGGTAGGGCGAAATGATCCGTGTCCATGTGGTAGTGGAAAAAAATATAAAAAATGTTGTGAGTCTAAAGAGGCTATTTCAATAAAAGATGTGCAATCAGAAGAATTAGAGCGTATTTTGCAAACGTTTTATGATGAATATCCAGAAAGAAAAGATATGCAAGAGTTTGCAGAACTTGTGAAACACTGGAGCGATAATTTAAAAGAATACTTGGAACATGAAATGATTGAAGCAATTGCTCTAGATGAATTCTTTTTCCATTATAAACCTGAAATTTGGGCAAGCTATCTAGAAAAACAGCAAAAGAAAGTATTGCGTCCTTCCACATTAAAAGCATTAGAACAGTGGAATAGTCCACGAGTATTTGTTGGTGAAGTAGTGGAAGTGGAAGAGCAATATTTAACTGCTAAAAACATTTTGACGAATGAAATCATCCAACTAAGACGCGAAAGTGAAAAGCCAGTACCAGTGGGTATGCATTTGTTTTGCTTCATATTGGAAGATGGAACTTTCAAAGAAAATCATTATTTGGCAGTTTCCAGCCTAATCTTCTTCCCAACAGATCATAAAAATGTATTCGACAATTTTGTGAAGCAATTTGAGACTCAAAATGAACTGGCAGCACAAGAATTTCTAAAAGAGAATGGGACAACATTTTGGAGCTTACTTGGAGAAAATGGCTATGAGGGCGGAGAATACACGCACTTTGAAGCAGGTGTTTTACAAGTAGCTATGGAGTTCCTAGAAAAGAATAATCGTGCCTATAAAGAACTAATAGAAATAGTGGAAGATTATTTATTTGAGCAACAGCCAAAGGCACGTAAAGAAGTAGCAATTGCTGCTGGAGCTATTCGATTTGGTCAGGAAAACGGTCTATTTGAACCGTTAGAAATAACAGTAAAAGAAATTGCAGAGTCGTTTAGTGTATCCACTTCATCATTAAATAAATACTACAATGATTTAAATGTTTACTATGAAGGTACAAAGTCTTCTAAGTAG